GCCGGTCAGCAGCGCGTCGACGTCGGTCACGCCACCACCGCCACGTCCATGTGCACCACGTTGGTGACGAACAGCCGCTGCGTGGCCGTGTGCACGCTGTTGGCGCCGTTCCAGTTCTTCATCGGCTCGCCGGCCTCGATCGGCCACACGTCGACGATGTCGGCGACCGCGTAGGCCTGCGTCGACGGCACCCCGTAGCGGGGCACGATGAAGCCCTTGACGCCCTCGGCGAGGGTCAGGTACGCCTCGTTGTTGTCCGGGCTGGCCGGGTTGTGCACGTACACGACCGTCAGCGACTTGGACTTGCGGCCGGGCTTCTCGAAGTCCTGGACGGTGGCGATCCGGCTGTCGGTGACGGTGGCCTGCTCGCCGCCCGGCTGCCAGCCGTCGCCGGTGATGTAGCCGTGCAGGTCCAGCGACGTCACCGCGTTGAGCTCGGTCAGCTTCGGTGCGGACGGGTCGGTGAGCGACACCACGAACTTGAAGGCCAGGGTGCCGTCGCTCTTGACGGAATCGGGCAGCTGCAGCGGCGACGTCATCGGGTCTGCTCCTTGCTCTTCGTGCCGGTGGTGGCGGCCGGGGCGGGCGGCAGCGGCTCACCCAGGTTGTTGACCGCCGGCTGGCCGGTGAGGATCTCGACGTCGCCGCGCTCGACGAGCTGCTCGGCCCGCCTCTTCGGCAGCGACGATTCGGTCTTGGCGGTCTTGTCGCGTACGCGCACGAACTCAGTCGGCACGACTCCTCCAGTGGGTGTGGTGCCGGTCAGCCCGGCAGGGTTTCGAGACGGAACAGGTACGTCTGGTCGACGACCAGGCGGCCGGTGGACTCGTCCGGCCGGGCCGGTGGCGAGTCGAGGTAGCGGATCGGGTACGACTGCCGGCCGGCGATGGTCGGGACGACGTCGAGCAGCGCGTTGACGACCTGCTGCGCTACCGCGCGGGCGGCGATGTCGTTGCCGCCGACGCAGTGGCAGGTGATGTCGAAGACGGCCCGGGTGGTCGCCGCGACGATCGACGGGCCGAGCGCGAAGCCGGGCCGGATCTGCGCCGCTACGTACGGCGGCTCCGCGCCGTCGGGGACGATCTGGCCGGTGTCGTCCGGCTCCTCGGGCGGGTACACCGGCAGGTCTGGGACGCCGCGCAGCAGGCCCAGGACCGCGTTGGCGTGGGCCTGGATGTCGATGCTCACGTCCGGCCGTCCAGGGCGTCCGCTGCGGCCTTGCCCAGGCCCTGCTCCCAGTCGGGGGTCCAGATGTCCAGCGCCGGCCCCAGGTGGGCGTACGGCGGGTTGTTGATGGTGCCGTACTCCAGGATGTTGCCCAGCGCGCCCTGGCGGCGTTCCTTCTCCGGGCCGATCTCCGCGCTGACCCCGTCGCCGACGCCGCGGTCGTCGACGTCGTAGGTGATCGCCTTCGGGTAGTCCGGGGCGTGGGCCAGGCCGGAGGCGAACTCCCGGCTGGTGTCCTTGATGCCGCGGGCGGTGAATTCGGTGGCCTTGACGATGTTGCGGTGCGCGTTGGCCGGCACCTGCTCCAGGTGCGCCACCAGGTTGTTGA
This genomic interval from Micromonospora sp. CCTCC AA 2012012 contains the following:
- a CDS encoding phage tail tube protein, producing the protein MTSPLQLPDSVKSDGTLAFKFVVSLTDPSAPKLTELNAVTSLDLHGYITGDGWQPGGEQATVTDSRIATVQDFEKPGRKSKSLTVVYVHNPASPDNNEAYLTLAEGVKGFIVPRYGVPSTQAYAVADIVDVWPIEAGEPMKNWNGANSVHTATQRLFVTNVVHMDVAVVA